The DNA region GCGGGGCGTCGTCCGGAGCAGTTCCTCCAGCACCACGGCGATGCCGTCGTGCTCGTTGGAGGCGGTGACCTCGTCCGCCACGGCCTTCAGATCCTCATGGGCGTTGGCCATGGCCACCCCGTGCCGGGCCCAGCCGAACATGGGTATGTCGTTCGGCATGTCACCGAAGGCCACGGCGTCCGCCGCCTTCAGCCCCAGGCGGCGGGCGGCCAGCGAGAGACCGGTCGCCTTGGTCAGCCCCAGCGGGAGGATCTCGACCACACCCGGTCCCGCCATCACCACACCCACCAGGCTGCCGACGGCCTGCCGGGCGGCGGAGGCCAGGGCGTCGTCGCTCAGCTCGGGATGCTGTATGTAGACCTTGTTCAGCGGGCGGGCCCACATCTCGGCGGCGTCGTCCACGAAGAGGGCCGGCAGCGGCCCTTGCACCTGGTAACCGGGGCCGACGAGCACCTCGCCGTCCAGCCCGTCACGGCTCGCGGCCAGTGCCAGGGGGCCGACCTCCGCCTCGATCTTGGCCAGCGCGAGCCCGGCCAGCTGGCGGTCCAGGGTCAGGGAGGTCAGCAGCCGGTGTTCACCGGCGTGGTAGACCTGCGCCCCCTGACCGCACACCGCCAGACCCTCGTACCCCAGGTCGTCCAGGATGTGCTTGGTCCAGGGGACGGCGCGGCCGGTGACGACGACGTGCGCGGCGCCGGCCGCGGTCACGGCGGCCAGCGCCTGACGGGTGCGCTCCGAGATGGTGTGGTCGTCACGGAGCAGTGTGCCGTCGAGGTCGGTCGCGACGAGCCTGTAGGGGAAACTCACTTGGAGACCGGCTCCAGAACCTCGCGGCCGCCCAGGTACGGGCGGAGGATCTCCGGCACCCGCACCGAACCGTCGGCCAGCTGGTGGTTCTCCAGGATCGCCACGATCGTGCGCGGTACGGCGCAGAGGGTGCCGTTCAGCGTGGAGAGCGGCTGGACCTTCTTCCCGTCGCGCATGCGGACCGAGAGCCGGCGGGCCTGGAAGCCGTCGCAGTTGGACGCGGACGTCAGCTCGCGGTACTTGCCCTGGGTGGGGATCCATGCCTCGCAGTCGAACTTCCGGGAGGCCGAGGCGCCGAGGTCACCGGTGGCGACGTCGATCACCTGGAACGGCAGCTCCAGCGCGGTGAGCCACTGCTTCTCCCAGTCCAGGAGCCTGCGGTGCTCGGCCTCGGCGTCCGCCGGGTCGACGTACGAGAACATCTCGACCTTGTCGAACTGGTGGACACGGAAGATGCCCCGGGTGTCCTTGCCGTACGTACCGGCCTCGCGGCGGAAGCAGGGCGAGAAGCCCGCGTACCGCAGCGGCAGCTTGTCGGCGTCGATGATCTCGTCCATGTGGTACGCCGCGAGCGGGACCTCGGAGGTGCCGACCAGGTAGTAGTCGTCCTTCTCCAGGTGGTAGACGTTCTCCGAGGCCTGGCCCAGGAAGCCCGTGCCCTCCATGGCGCGGGGACGCACCAGCGCCGGGGTCATCATCGGGACGAAACCGGCCTCGGTGGCCTGCGTGACGGCGGCGTTGACCAGGGCGAGCTCCAGGAGCGCGCCGACACCCGTCAGGTAGTAGAAGCGCGATCCGGAGACCTTGGCGCCCCGCTCCATGTCGATGGCGCCGAGCGACTCACCGATCTCCAGGTGGTCCTTCGGCTCGAAGCCCTCGGCGCCGAAGTCGCGGATCGTGCCGTGCGTCTCCAGGACGACGAAGTCCTCCTCGCCGCCGACCGGCACGTCCTCGTGGACGACGTTGCCGAGCAGGAGCAGCAACCGCTTGGCCTCGGCATCGGCCTCGTCCCGGGCGGCGTCGGCCGTCTTCACCTCGGCCTTCAGCCGGTCGGCCCTCCGCAGGAGCTCGGTGCGCTCCTCGGGGGTGGCCTTGGGGACCAGCTTGCCGAGCGACTTCTGCTCGGAGCGGAGTTCGTCGAAGCGGACGCCGGACGACCTGCGCAGCTCGTCGGCGGAGAGCAGGGCGTCGACGAGTGCGACGTCCTCTCCACGGGCGCGCTGGGAGGCGCGAACACGGTCGGGGTCCTCACGGAGCAGGCGAAGGTCAATCACCCCTCAAGGCTACCGGTGCGGGGATCCGTGCCTCGAACCGATATCGAGGAGTGTGATGTTTTGCCGGGATTGCCGGAATCTGTGATCCCGTAGGGAATCGCATGGCGAGATGAAGGCTCATGATCATTGATAAGGGAGGCCTAATGCGCTGAAAAGGGTTCAATTCCACCTCCCGTCCGAGGTATCGCCGGTGCGCGGAAAGGGAGTTGGGGCCTGCGGGCCCTGGTTCTGTCCACAGGGTGAGGTGATCGGTTTTAGTTATCCACAGGCTGTGGGGAAGATCTGTGGATACTGGAAGGCGTCGTTCCGAAAGCCGCATAGGTGCCCTGTGTTCGTTGCCTAAACCCGATTCAGGCACTCGTTCGAGTGGGAATTCCTCGCTCTAAAGAGTTGATCAACAGAATTCGGGTGACATGGGCGAGGGTGCACACCCCTGCCCCACCTTGGGGTGGTAGGCGATTTGTCGACCTTGCGGCTCGGCGGTGTCGACTTGTCCCCAGGTAGGAGCGGACTCTGTGGATAACTTTCCCGTCCTTGCCCACCCACCGATGCCTGGCCCCGGAGAACCGGCCGGCAATGCCCTGACCTCGGACTCGCAACGCCGTCTTCCACCCCGGTCCCGCGACCCCCGTCTTCCACCCGGCCCCTCAGGCCCGGCCGTCCTGGACACGGGCCAGCCAGTCGGAGGCCTCGGCGAAATCCTTGTCCGATGTGCCGACGCGCAGCGGGCTCACCTCGTCGGGTGCCGTCCCCGCCCGCGGATAGGAACCCAGGAACCGCACCTTCGGGCAGATCCGCTTCAGGCCCATCAGGGCCTCGCCGACCCGGCGGTCTGCGATATGGCCCTCCGCGTCCACCGCGAAGCAGTAGTTCCCGATGCCTTCCCCGGTGGGCCGCGACTGGATCAGCATGAGGTTGACCCCGCGCACCGCGAATTCCTGGAGCAGTTCGAGCAGGGCACCCGGGCGGTCGTCGCGGAGCCAGATGACGACGGAGGTCTTGTCCGCTCCCGTCGGCGCCGAGGGCCTGGCCGGACGGCCCACCAGCACGAAACGGGTCTGCGCGTTCTCCGCGTCGTGGATCTCCGTGACGAGCGGTTCCAGCCCGTACGTCGCGGCGGCGAACTCCCCGGCGAAAGCGGCGTCGAAGCGTCCCTCCTGGACCAGCCGGGCGCCGTCCGCGTTCGACGCGGAGGACTCCCACACCGCGTTCGGCAGATGGGCGGCCAGCCAGTTGCGCACCTGCGGCTGGGCCGCCGGGTGAGCCGTGACGGTCTTGACGTCGGACAGCGAGGTACCGGGCCGCACCAGCAGCGCGAAGGTGATGGAGAGCAGCACCTCGCGGTAGATCATCAGGGGCACGCCCGTGGTCAGCTCGTCGAGCGTCGCGTTGATCCCGCCCTCGACGGAGTTCTCGATGGGGACGAGCGCCGCCGCCGCCTCCCCGCCGCGCACCGCGTCCAGCGCGGCCGGGACGGAGACCATCGGGGCGAGCTCGCGGGTGGCAGCTTCCGGAAGCGTGCGGAGGGCCACCTCGGTGAAGGTGCCTTCGGGACCGAGATAGGCGTAGCGCGTGGCTGACATAGGGTCACCCTAATGGGCCGACGGGGGCGCGAAGGACCGTTGCCGTGTCCGCCCGGCTCAGCCTTCGAGCAGCCGCTGCCCCACGTACTCCCCGGGGGCGGTGCCCCCTGGAACGGCGAAGAGACCACTTGCCTCGTGCCGGATGAACGGGGAGAGGGCGTCCCCCCGGTCGAGCTTGCGCTGCACCGGCACGAACCCTCTGAACGGATCGGCCTGCCAGCAGATGAACAGCAGTCCGGCATCCGGGGTGCCGTCGTCCGAGAGACCGTCGTGGTAGGAGAAGGGGCGCCGAAGCATGGCGGCGCCTCCGTTCTTCCCGGGGGAGGAGATCCGGGCATGGGCGTTGTCGGGAATCAGTAGCCTGCCGTCCGGTCCGGCCTTGTCCAGGTCCATCTCCGTCGTCTCGGTGCCGCCGCTCAGCGGCGAGCCGTCCGCCTTCCGCCGTCCGATGACCCGCTCCTGCCGGTCGACGCCGAGCTTCTCCCAGTCGTCTAGGAGCATCCTGATCCTCCGGACGACGGCGTACGAGCCGCCCTCCAGCCATGCGTGCGCGGCCTCGCCGGCCTGTACGAAGATCCGCTGCTCGAAGTCGCTCTCCTCCGGCTTCGGGTTGCCCGTCCCGTCGACCTGACCCATCAGGTTCCGCGCCGTCATCGGCCTGGCCGTGGCGCCGGGGGTCCGGTTGAAGCCGTTCATCTGCCAGCGGACCCGGGCCGTCGTCCCGGCCTCCTTCTGTACCGCGCGCAGAGCGTGGAACGCCACGAGGGCGTCGTCGGCGCCGATCTGCACCCAGAGATCACCGCCGGAGCGCTTGGCGTCGAGGTGGTCGGAGGAGAAGGCCGGCAGCGGATCGAGCCCGGCCGGGCGCCGGGCGACCAGATCCGTGCGGTCGAAGAAGGTGCGGCCGAACCCGAAGGTGACGGTCAGCGAGGACGGTCCGGCATCGAGCGCCACCCCGGTGTCGTCACCCGCGCCGCCGCCGGAGGGCCGGCCCGCCATCAGCCGTTCGGCCACGGCGGACCAACGGCGCATCAGGGCCGCGGCCTCCCTCCGGCCCGCCCCGGGAGCCAGATCGAAGGCGATCAGATGCCCGCGGGACTGAAGCGGAGTGAGGATCCCCGGTTGATGTTTCCCGTGAAACATCGCCTCGGTCGATCCGATGGTGGTCAGTGCCGCCGGCTCCTCGTCGCGGGTGGCCGCGTAGCCCCCGGCCCCGCCCGCCGCACCGAGCACCAGGCCGGCCGCACCGGCCGCCCCGGCGCCGCCGATCAGTCTCCGCCGGGAGACACCGTCGCCGGTGCCCGGTGCGGTGCCGCCCTGCTTACCGGTCTCCCGAGGGCTGTTCGTCTGTTTCGTGCTCACCGTGGTCAGCCGATCTTCACGTTCTCGTCGATGGTGGTCTGGTCGATGTCCGACGTGCGGACGGTCACCGCGAGTTTCCAGTCGCCCGCCATCGGGATCTGTACGCCGCTTGCCGTCCAGTGTCCTGCGGCCAGGCGGTCGGGAACGACCGGCAGCGGGCCGATGTCCTTGGACTTCAGGGTGAAGGCGAGCTTCACCTCGGCGACGTCCATGGGGCCGTCCGGTCCGTCGATCCAGAGGTGTACGTCGTTGGCGCCCGTCCGGCCGGGTGTGATGCCGAGCCGGACGGTCCCCTTGCCGTTCACGCCGCCGGTGTCGAACGGCAGGCTCAGGTCGACTTCCCCGCCGGCCGCCGGCGCGGTCGCCGCCGTGGTGCTGCGGGCCGCCTCCTCCTGGGTCCGTCCCGGCTCGGTGGACGTCAGCATCGTCGTGACCGCGAGCAGTACCACGGCGATGACGGTCTCCACCTGTACGGAGCGGCGCAGCCCGGTGCGCTCGGTATCGGCGTCGCGGGCGCGTTTCTGCCGGGTGGCCGTCAGGGCGGCCTGCTGGCGTGCCAGTTGGACCGCTCGCTCCGGGTCGGCGTCGGTGACTTCGGCGGTCCGGCCGGTGCCGGTGGTACCAGAGGCCTCCGGAGCGCCCGTACCCTGCGAGCCTTCCGTGTGTGCCGAGCCCTCCGTGCTGTCCGGGAGCTCCTTGCTCTCCGAGCCCCCAGACGTGCTCTCCTCCCGCTCGCCGCCCTCCGCCAGGCGCCCCGTCCACTGCCGCGAGAACCACGCGACCCCGAGGAGCAGTGCGATGAGTCCCACCTTCACGATCAGCAGTTGCCCGTACCGGGTGCCGGTCAGCGCGGACCAGGACCCCACCTGCCGCCAGGACTGGTAGAGGCCGGTCCCGGCGAGGACGACCACACTGCCGAACGCCACGCGGGAGAACCGCCGCACCGCCTCGGCCGTGATGTGCGGCGTCCGGTACAGGGCGACCAGCAGTGCGACGAGTCCGCCGAGCCAGGCGGCGACGGCGAGCAGGTGAGCCACGTCCACCGGCATCGCGATGCCCGGCTGGATGCCCGTCGAGGCGTGCTCGGAGAGCGCCCAGGTACCCGCGATGCCGACGGCGATCACCACGCCGCCGACGGCCAGCCCGAAGGTCAGGTCCTGCTTCTCCTTCCCCTCCTCGCGCTTGGCGTACGCCCCGAAGAGCACGGCTACGAAGAGCGCGGAGGCTCCCAGGAGCAGCAGCCGGGACACCAGGGCGGCCCCCGGCTTGGTGTCGAGGGCGGCCTGGAGCCCGTCCAGGTCGAACGCGTCCGCCAGTTTCCCGGAGCCGGTGTAGGGGCTGCGCAGGAGCAGCATGACCAGGGTGGCGGCGGTGAGCGTGATCCAGCTGTGTACGACGAGACGCTGCAACGGCCGGGCTCCGGCCCCGCGCCGCCAGCAGACGAGGACGAAGGCCGATCCACCGGCGAGCAGGGTGAACCCGGCGTAGGCGGCGTAGCGGGCGATGTCGTAGAGGGTGCCGACGAGACCGCTGCCGGCGCTGCTGGAGGGAAGCGTGACCGTGGTCTCCGAGGGCGCGCCGACGGAGAAGGTGAATGCCCCGGCGACCGGGTGGCTGTCCGCGGAGACGGCCTGCCAGGCGACGGTGTAGGTGCCGTCCGGCAGACCGCTGTCGAGGGCGACGCCGTACCGTACGGGGCCGCCGTCCGTCAGGTCGCGGGGTCCGCCGGTGTCGGCCCGTTCGCCGTCGGGGCCGAGGACCCTGATCGAGTCGCCGCCGACGGCGATCTCCTCGGAGAAGGTGAGGGTGACCTCTTTCGGGGCGGTGGCGACCACCGACCCGTCCTGCGGGTCGCTCCCGGTGAGTGCGGCGTGTGCGGACGCCGGGCTCGCGCCGGCCAGCACCAGGCCGAACAGCAGGCTGATCAGCAGGGTGAGGAGCGCGGCCGCGGTGAGCGGCCGTCGTATCGGGGAGTGTCCGAAGTGCGGGGCGGTGGCCGTCATGGGATGTCAGTACCTCACTACTTCTTCGGGTTGTAGGTGGTCTCCTTGACGGGCACGTCGACCGAGATCGCGCCCGCCTTCTCGAAGTGGAGCTTCACCGACACCGTGTCCCCCTCCCGGGGGCGCTTCTTGAGGTCGGCGAACATGATGTGGCCACCCCCTCGTTCGAGGTCGAGCTCACCGCCCGCGGGCACCTCGAAGGACGTGACCATCCGCATGGCCTGGTTCTTCGTCTCGTGGATGGTGACGTGGTCGGAGAGCGAGCTCGTCACCGAGGTGAGCCGGTCGGGGCCGCCGCTGTTCTTCACGACGAGGAAGCCGGCGGCCATGTCGCTCACGGGCTGCGGCATGAACGCGCCGGTGACCTCCAGTGCGGGCGCGTCGTCCGAGGAGCACCCCGTCACCGCCAGCCCGGTGGTGAGGGCCAGGGCGCCGAGGAGTGACGTGCGGCGGTTCACGGGTTCTTCCCCTCGATGAGCTTGGGGAGGTCCTTGGTGTAGTCGTCCGCCGTGGTGTCCTCGCTGTAGAGCACGTACCCCTGGTCGGTCTTCGGGGAGAAGGCGATGACCTGGGACCCGTGCATGGAGACGACGGTGCCGTCCTCCTCCTTCTTGGGGGCGTCGATTCCGATGCCGATCTGCCGTGCTCCCGCCTGGATGGCCGGGAAGTCGCCGGTGAGACCGGTGAAGTCGGGGTCCTGGGCCTTGAGCCAGCTGCCCAGGGACACGGGAGTGTCCCGCTCGGGGTCGGTCGTGACGAAGACGACCTGGAGCTTGTCCTGGTCGGCCGCGGGCAGGGCCCGCTTGGCGAGGGCGATGTTGCTCATGGTCAGCGGGCAGACGTCGGGGCAGTTGGTGTAGCCGAAGTAGATGAGCGTCGGCTTCCCCTTGGTCTTCTCCCGGAGGTCGAACTCCTTGCCGTGGGTGTCGGTGAGGACGAGGTCCGGCTTGGTGAAGGGCTGGTCGAGCACCGTCGCGGCCTTGGTCTTCGTCTCGGCGTACACGTCGGCGACCGATGAGTTCGCCGAGCTGTCGCCGTTGCTGCCGCAGGCGGACAGGGCCAGTGCGGCCGCGGCGGCGAACGCCGCGGCCGGCACCGTTTTCTTGTTGCGCATGGAGAGCTGTTTCCTGGTCTGTGGTGCGGGTGGCGGAGCCGTGGGTCAGGCGTTGCGGCGACGGCCGGCCAGGACGCCGAACGCGACGCCCGCGATACCGATGACGATGCCGACGACACCGAGGACGCGGGCCGTGTTGTCGCTGTCGCTCGACGAAGCGGTGTTCTCCGAGGACGCCGTGGTGTCCTTCGCGCGGTCCGGCTCGCTGCCCTTGGCGTCGTCGGCGGCACCGTGGGCGTCGGCCGAGGCGGCGGTCAGCTGGAGGACGGGAGCAGGGCTGTCGGGCTCTTCGCCCCCCTCGGCCGGCTCCTCGATCCAGCGGACGACCTCCTTGTTGCTGTACGTCTGAAGGGCCTTGAAGACCAGCTGGTCGGAGTCCTCGGGCAGCTGCCCGACCGAGAGCGGGAACTGCTGGAAGAAGCCCGGCTCGATGCCCTTGCCGTCCGCGGTCCAGGTGACCTTGGAGACGGCCTTGTCGATCTGCTTGCCGTGCACCTCGAGCGGCTTGGCCAGCTCGCTCTTGGTGACCTCGATCTTCCAGCCGGCGACCGGCTGCGGGCTGACGGAGGCCAGCGGGTGGTCGGTCGGGAAGTTCACCTCGACCTTGACGGTGGAGGCGTTGTCACGCTCGTTGGGGACCTTGAAGTTGACGGTGGCGTATCCGCCCTTGGCGGCCTCGCCCTGCGGCTGCACGCTGACGTGTGCGGCCGCGGGCCCGGCGAGCAGCAGGGCGGTGGACACGGCGAGGCCGCCGGCGAGGGCGATGCGGGAAACGTTCATGACAGGGATCACTCCACAGTTCACGGAAGAAGGTGGCCCGGCGCGCGGGTGCGCGACGGATCGCGACCGCCTCCGCACCGGTGTCCGGCGGAGTGGCCGCGTCAGGCTGCGCGTACGTACACGGGCGGCGGCCCGCGCCTGATCACCAGATGCTGCAAGGGGTCCCCGGTCGCGGGCGCGGGGGCGTCCACCGCGGTACGCAGGGGGCGGCCCGGTCCGCGCGTCGGCCGCCCGGGAAGACCGGCGAGCAGTGCGCGCACCAGGGACATGGCCGCGCGCAGTGCCCGGAGGCGGGTACCGGCGGCGAGTTGCCGTCCACCGTGGGCCGAGAGCGCGGCCAGCCGGAAGAGCGCGATCTCGCCGCGGCGCAGCAGCCAGCCGGTGGCGAGCGCGGCGAGGAGGTGTCCCAGGAACATGGGCAGGCTCGGCAGCGGACCGGCCGTCGCGGCCATGACCGAAGGGCCCGCCGCCGCGGCGGCGTCGGGGGCGATGGCCGCCCCGGACGTCAGATGGGAGTAGCCCTGGGCCACGGCCCCCGGGTCGATGCCCGCGGTGGTGACGATGCGGTGTGCCTCACCGGCGCTCAGCTGCGCCGGTCCGGCGCCGCACACCAGGCTCGCGGCGAACCGGATCAGTGAGTCGTCCGGGGACGGCGTCATGGTGCCCGGGTGCTGTCCGAGCCCGAACAGGGCGTGCAGGCCGAGCTGTCCGGTGGCCAGCGCCCCGGCGATGGAGACAAGGGAACGCTCACGCCCGGCGAGTACCGCGACGGCGGCGAAGACTCCGGCGAATCCGGCGGCCAGGGTCCAGCCGGGAACCCGGGCACCCGCGGCGAGGCCATGTCCCGCCGCGGCCAGCGCGACGCAGACCGCGGTGAACACCGCGGTCCTCATGAGCCGCAGACCGGCTCCGGCGCGTGCGACAGGCATAGACATGGCCGGGACATCATCGCACTGCGACCCCCGCTCCCGTACAGCAGGTCCGGAAGGTCGCCATCTGTCCCCATCAGGGGGTGATCGGGGTGTTGGGTCCGTTCACCGGGCCCGCGCGACGTCCGGTCCGGACCGGACGCGGACGCGGGGCGGAGCGTCCGTACGACGCGGCCGGGGCCGGCCATACACCGGGATACGGGGTACCCGCATCCGCCGAATGAGCGCAGTCACAGCGCTTTGGTGCTTATCGGGTGTCCGCCGCGGCAATACGTAACCGTATGTCGAGCCGCGGCCAGGAGGCTGGAGCATGAGCATGTGGTGGTCACTCCATCTGCGGCGCGAAGCCGCGAGCGTTCCGCTCGCCCGTCGCTTCCTCCTCGGCACCATGGAGACGGCGGGGGTGGATCCGGACATCTCCTACGACCTGTCGGTCGCGCTCAGCGAGGCGTGTGCGAACGCCGTCGAGCACGGCGGCCGGCCGGGCGCGGGGAACACCGATGAGGCCGGCCCGGGTCACGCCGCGGACGAGCGGTCCGGACGGGCCGGTGAGCAGTACCGGGTCACCGCTTATCTGGACGGCGAGAAATGCCGTATCGAGGTCGCCGACTCGGGGCCCGGTTTCCCCGTCCGGCGCCCGCTTCGCACCGCCGCACATCCGTCGGCCGGCCGGCGGACGGACCCGCACCCGCAGGCCGGGTGCCCGTCCCCCGGCGGCGTGGCCCGCGCCGCCCTTCCCGGGGAACACCCCCCGGTCATGGCGGAGAGCGGCCGGGGGCTCTGCCTCATCGAGGAACTCTCGGACCACGTCACCTTCGGGAACCGGCCGGGCCGGGGCGCCGTGGTGAGCTTCGACAAGGTGCTGAAGTGGCGCGAGGGCGCGCTGCTCATGGTGTCCTGAGCAGCGCGCCCTCACGGGGCGGGCGGCGGCGCGGCCGTCCGCCCCACCGGGTCAGCCCTTGAGACCGGCCATCCACGCCTCGACCTCGTCGGCCCGGCGGGGCAGCTTGTCGGAGAGGTTCCGGTTGCCGTCCTCGGTGACGAGGATGTCGTCCTCGATCCGGACGCCGATGCCCCGGTACTCCTCGGGCACGGTCAGGTCGTCGGCCTGGAAGTACAGTCCGGGCTCGACGGTGAGGCAGACCCCCGGCTCCAGGATGCCGTCGACGTACGCCTCGGTACGGGCCGCGGCGCAGTCGTGGACGTCCATGCCGAGCATGTGGCCCGTACCGTGCAGCGTCCAGCGGCGCTGAAGGCCGAGCTCCAGGACCTTCTCCACGGTCAGGTCGCCCAGCAGGCCCCACTCGACCAGCTTCTCGGCGAGGACCCGCTGTGCGGCGTCGTGGAAGTCGCGGAAGGCGGCACCCGGCTTCACAGCCGCGATGCCCGCCTCCTGCGCCTCGTACACGGCGTCGTAGATCTTGCGCTGGAGCGGGGTGAAGGAACCGTTGATCGGCAGCGTCCGCGTCACGTCGGCGGTGTAGAGCTCGTCGGTCTCCACCCCCGCGTCGAGCAGCAGGAGTTCGCCCGGGCGGACGGGGCCGTCGTTGCGGACCCAGTGCAGCGTGGTGGCGTGCGGGCCGGCGGCGCAGATCGAGCCGTAGCCGATGTCGTTGCCCTCCACGCGGGCACGCAGGAAGAAGGTGCCCTCGATGTAGCGCTCGCTGGTGGCCTCGGCCTTGTCGAGGACCTTCACCACGTCCTCGAAGCCGCGTGCCGTGGCGTCGCAGGCCTTCTGCAGCTCGGCGATCTCGAACGCGTCCTTGACCAGGCGGGCCTCGGACAGGAAGACGCGCAGCTCCTCGTCGTGCTCCGCGGTGACCTTGTCGGTCAGCGCGGCGTCGACGCCCGCGTCGTGCCCGCGCACGCCGCGCACCGGTCCGGTGGCCTCGGCCAGGGCGGCCGGGAGGTCGCGGACGTCCTTCGCCGGGAGGCCCAGCAGCTGCTCGGCCTCGGAGAGGGAGTGGCGGCGGCCGACCCAGAGCTCGCCCTGGCCGTCGAGCCAGAACTCGCCGTTCTCACGGTCGGAGCGGGGCAGCAGGTAGATCGTCGCGTCGTGGCCGTCCGCGGTCGGCTCCAGCACCAGGACGCCGTCCTGGGTCCGGTCACCGGTGAGGTAGGCGTACTCGGTGGAGGGCCGGAACGCGTACTCGGTGTCGTTCGAGCGGGTCTTGAGGTTGCCCGCGGGGACGACGAGGCGCTCACCGGGGAAGCGTGCGGAGAGCGCGGCGCGGCGTGCGGCGGTGTGGCCGGCCTGGGCGATCGGCTCCAGGCCGTGCAGCTCGGTGTCGGCCCAGCCGGACTTCATGCTCTCGGCGAGTTCATCGGAAATGCCCGGGTACAGGCCGTTCTTCCGCTGCTTGATCGGCTCTGCTTCAGCTGTCTCCGGGGTTTCCGGGGTGAGCTCGTCAGACACGATTTGTCTCTCCTTATACGACACTGGGCCCTCTCCATCGTACGGGCGTACGGAAGGGGGGCCAGGGCCGGAAGGCCTCCGACGGTCCCGGCACGGGTCGGGGTGCCGTCAGTCGAAGCGCACGGCCAGGACGACGACGTCCTCGGGGCCGTCCTCCCGCTCGGGGCCGCCGGGCAGGACGGCCCCCAGAACGTGGTCGGCGACGGCCCCGGGGTCCAGGCGCAGGGCCCTCGGTACGCCGGCCGCCGCGGCACGCAGCCGGGCGAACGCGTGGTCCGTCGGGCCACCGGTGCGCCGCAGCAGTCCGTCCGTGTAGAGCAGCACCGTTTCGCCGGACAGCGGGCTGAACTCCACACTCGGCGCCTCCCAGCAGGAGAGCATGCCCAGCGGCGCGGAGAGTGACGTCTCCACGAACTCGGTGCGCAGGTCGCCGGTCACCAGGGGTGGGGCGTGGCCGGCGCCGGCCAGCAGGATCGTGCGGTGG from Streptomyces sp. NBC_01754 includes:
- a CDS encoding ATP-binding protein: MSMWWSLHLRREAASVPLARRFLLGTMETAGVDPDISYDLSVALSEACANAVEHGGRPGAGNTDEAGPGHAADERSGRAGEQYRVTAYLDGEKCRIEVADSGPGFPVRRPLRTAAHPSAGRRTDPHPQAGCPSPGGVARAALPGEHPPVMAESGRGLCLIEELSDHVTFGNRPGRGAVVSFDKVLKWREGALLMVS
- a CDS encoding aminopeptidase P family protein, with translation MSDELTPETPETAEAEPIKQRKNGLYPGISDELAESMKSGWADTELHGLEPIAQAGHTAARRAALSARFPGERLVVPAGNLKTRSNDTEYAFRPSTEYAYLTGDRTQDGVLVLEPTADGHDATIYLLPRSDRENGEFWLDGQGELWVGRRHSLSEAEQLLGLPAKDVRDLPAALAEATGPVRGVRGHDAGVDAALTDKVTAEHDEELRVFLSEARLVKDAFEIAELQKACDATARGFEDVVKVLDKAEATSERYIEGTFFLRARVEGNDIGYGSICAAGPHATTLHWVRNDGPVRPGELLLLDAGVETDELYTADVTRTLPINGSFTPLQRKIYDAVYEAQEAGIAAVKPGAAFRDFHDAAQRVLAEKLVEWGLLGDLTVEKVLELGLQRRWTLHGTGHMLGMDVHDCAAARTEAYVDGILEPGVCLTVEPGLYFQADDLTVPEEYRGIGVRIEDDILVTEDGNRNLSDKLPRRADEVEAWMAGLKG